In Bacillus sp. KH172YL63, one genomic interval encodes:
- the ligA gene encoding NAD-dependent DNA ligase LigA codes for MDRQSAEKRINELHELLNQYNFEYHVLDKPSVPDAEYDQLLRELIGLEDDFPDLKTADSPSQRVGGAILDAFEKVEHRSQMLSLGNAFNEEDLRDFDRRIRQAVGDDFSYVCELKIDGLAVSLRYEDGVFVQGATRGDGSIGEDITSNLKTIRSIPLKISEPLTFEVRGEAFMPKGSFEALNKIKEEKQEEPFANPRNAAAGSLRQLDPKIAASRNLDIFLYGLADIGDTGIDSHSEGLDTLEKLGFKTNQERKKCATIEEVLEFVGKWTDERPNLSYDIDGIVIKVDSLEQQQELGTTAKSPRWAIAYKFPAEEVVTVLRDIELSVGRTGVVTPTAILEPVRVAGTTVQRASLHNEDLIREKDIKLGDHVVIKKAGDIIPEVVNVLEDKRTGDEQEFKMPTHCPECESELVRLEGEVALRCINPKCPAQIREGLIHFVSRNAMNIDGLGEKVISQLFREKLIEDVADLYRLEREQLLQLERMGEKSVDNLLEAIGKSKGNSLEKLLFGLGIRHVGAKAAKTLAQEFGTMDALMIKGKEELTNINEIGDKMAEAVVAYFENDEVKELIQELKDAGVNMEYKGPKPVAASDVDSYFAGKTVVLTGKIERLSRNEAKEKIEMLGGKVTGSVSKKTDLVIAGEDAGSKLSKANELNIEVWDEDKLMEELNR; via the coding sequence ATGGATCGACAATCAGCCGAAAAGCGTATCAATGAATTACATGAACTGTTGAATCAATATAACTTTGAATATCATGTACTGGACAAGCCGTCCGTGCCTGATGCTGAATATGACCAGCTTCTTCGGGAACTGATCGGGCTTGAAGATGATTTCCCTGATTTGAAGACGGCAGACTCCCCTTCACAGCGTGTCGGCGGGGCGATCCTGGATGCATTTGAAAAGGTGGAGCACCGGAGTCAGATGCTGAGCCTTGGGAATGCCTTCAACGAAGAGGATCTCCGCGATTTTGACAGGCGCATCCGTCAGGCGGTCGGTGACGACTTCTCATATGTATGTGAGCTTAAGATCGATGGCCTCGCCGTGTCCCTCCGTTACGAGGACGGGGTGTTCGTGCAAGGTGCGACAAGGGGGGATGGATCGATTGGAGAAGATATTACATCCAACCTGAAAACGATCCGCTCGATCCCGTTGAAGATTTCTGAGCCCCTCACCTTTGAAGTGCGGGGAGAAGCCTTCATGCCTAAAGGATCCTTTGAGGCATTGAACAAAATAAAAGAAGAAAAGCAGGAAGAGCCTTTTGCCAACCCGCGCAATGCAGCGGCAGGCTCTCTCCGGCAGCTGGACCCGAAAATCGCTGCATCCCGAAATCTGGATATCTTCCTGTACGGACTTGCCGATATCGGGGATACGGGGATCGATTCCCACAGCGAAGGACTGGATACATTAGAGAAGCTCGGTTTTAAAACGAATCAGGAGCGGAAGAAATGTGCGACGATCGAAGAGGTGCTGGAGTTCGTCGGAAAATGGACAGATGAGCGGCCGAACCTTTCTTATGATATCGACGGAATCGTCATTAAAGTCGATTCCTTGGAGCAGCAGCAGGAGCTCGGAACGACAGCGAAAAGCCCGAGATGGGCGATTGCCTATAAATTTCCTGCTGAAGAAGTCGTGACCGTATTGAGAGACATCGAGCTAAGCGTCGGACGTACCGGAGTGGTCACCCCGACGGCAATCTTAGAACCTGTGCGCGTCGCAGGGACGACTGTTCAGCGGGCTTCCCTTCATAATGAAGACCTGATCAGGGAGAAAGATATCAAACTCGGCGATCATGTTGTCATTAAAAAGGCGGGGGATATCATCCCTGAAGTCGTCAATGTACTCGAAGACAAAAGAACAGGTGACGAACAGGAATTCAAGATGCCGACCCACTGCCCCGAATGTGAAAGTGAGCTCGTCAGGCTTGAAGGGGAAGTGGCGCTGCGCTGCATCAACCCAAAATGTCCTGCCCAGATCCGTGAAGGTCTGATCCATTTCGTGTCCCGGAACGCCATGAACATCGATGGCCTCGGAGAAAAAGTGATCAGCCAATTATTCCGTGAAAAGCTGATCGAAGATGTGGCCGACTTATATCGATTAGAGCGGGAACAACTTCTGCAGCTTGAGCGGATGGGTGAAAAATCCGTCGACAACCTCCTCGAAGCCATCGGGAAATCGAAAGGGAATTCTCTGGAGAAGCTGTTATTCGGCCTCGGCATCCGTCACGTCGGAGCAAAGGCGGCAAAGACCCTCGCCCAGGAGTTCGGGACGATGGATGCACTCATGATAAAAGGCAAGGAAGAGCTGACCAATATTAACGAAATCGGCGATAAGATGGCGGAAGCCGTTGTCGCATATTTCGAAAACGATGAAGTGAAAGAACTTATCCAGGAACTGAAGGATGCCGGTGTGAATATGGAATACAAAGGGCCTAAGCCAGTCGCAGCAAGCGATGTGGACTCCTATTTCGCCGGGAAGACCGTTGTGTTGACGGGGAAAATCGAACGGCTGAGCCGGAATGAAGCGAAAGAAAAGATCGAAATGCTCGGCGGCAAGGTCACCGGCAGTGTCAGTAAGAAAACCGATCTTGTCATCGCCGGGGAGGACGCCGGCTCCAAGCTTTCAAAAGCAAATGAACTGAACATCGAAGTGTGGGATGAGGACAAGCTGATGGAAGAACTTAACCGATAA
- a CDS encoding CamS family sex pheromone protein, translating into MKKRISVALSAFLLLGGCAPTFEKQDQVVQENQDKESKKAIIPSFQISKDYYKTMLPYETSKTRGVVVNDLGSRYDINEIETGLLRVAQKRFSTDEYFFKEGQFLTKKKVDSWLQRKYTAEQLKEKGLKESENVGLNPVQSSGENAPIYLAHVIEHNYLMKKEDNKVRLGGVAIALSLNSVQYETNLSNGTRTVNNISNEVLKEQGAKIAGEVLDRLRQQKELQKVPIMVSLYKQAPKDQVVPGHFFATTTVEPGESGIQDWEGINEDYYLFPSPEAQENHPNDYKVFNELKTDIEKYFPVYTGLTGQALYQDQKLSTMKFEVALSFEGKAETIGFAHHLTNMIGKQTPDSWDVELLVSSSYGPEALIVKKPGSKETYLHIYE; encoded by the coding sequence ATGAAAAAGAGGATATCGGTCGCGCTTTCCGCCTTCTTGCTTCTCGGCGGTTGCGCACCGACATTTGAAAAACAGGATCAGGTCGTCCAGGAAAACCAGGATAAAGAGTCAAAGAAGGCCATCATACCGAGCTTCCAGATCTCTAAAGACTATTATAAGACGATGCTTCCCTATGAAACGAGCAAAACCCGCGGGGTCGTCGTCAATGATTTAGGTTCCCGGTATGACATCAACGAAATTGAAACAGGCTTGCTCCGGGTTGCCCAAAAGCGCTTCTCTACGGATGAGTACTTTTTCAAGGAAGGCCAGTTCCTGACGAAGAAAAAAGTCGACAGCTGGCTTCAACGCAAGTATACGGCTGAACAGCTGAAGGAAAAAGGGTTGAAGGAGTCTGAAAATGTCGGGCTCAACCCTGTACAATCAAGCGGAGAGAACGCACCGATTTACCTTGCACATGTGATTGAACACAATTACCTGATGAAAAAGGAAGACAATAAGGTGCGCCTCGGCGGAGTGGCGATCGCCCTCTCACTGAACTCTGTACAGTACGAGACCAACCTTTCCAATGGGACAAGAACGGTGAATAATATAAGCAATGAGGTCCTGAAAGAGCAAGGGGCCAAAATCGCAGGCGAAGTCCTCGACAGGCTCCGTCAGCAAAAAGAGCTTCAAAAGGTCCCAATCATGGTCTCGCTTTATAAGCAGGCACCGAAAGATCAAGTTGTCCCGGGGCACTTCTTTGCCACGACCACCGTTGAACCGGGGGAATCAGGCATCCAGGACTGGGAAGGAATCAATGAAGATTACTACCTATTCCCTTCACCGGAAGCACAAGAGAATCATCCGAACGATTACAAAGTGTTCAATGAATTGAAAACCGACATAGAAAAATATTTCCCTGTTTACACAGGATTGACCGGACAGGCGCTTTATCAGGATCAAAAGCTGTCCACCATGAAGTTCGAAGTCGCCCTTTCCTTTGAAGGAAAAGCGGAAACGATCGGATTCGCACATCACCTCACCAACATGATCGGCAAACAGACGCCGGACAGCTGGGATGTGGAACTCCTTGTCTCCTCTTCCTACGGACCGGAAGCGCTGATCGTGAAGAAACCGGGAAGCAAAGAGACTTATCTGCACATTTATGAATAG
- the pcrA gene encoding DNA helicase PcrA encodes MQFLTDRLLNGMNPQQAEAVKATEGPLLIMAGAGSGKTRVLTHRIAYLMVEKGVNPYNILAITFTNKAAREMRDRIENILGGASENIWISTFHSMCVRILRRDIDRIGMNRNFTILDSTDQQSVIKSILKEKNIDPKKFDPRSLLGSISSAKNELTTPEELSKQVGGYYDQVVSDVYTEYQKRLRKNQALDFDDLIMTTIHLFQRVPEVLEFYQRKFQYIHVDEYQDTNRAQYMLVKLMASRFQNLCVVGDSDQSIYRWRGADIANILSFEKDYPRANVIFLEQNYRSTKRILQAANEVIQKNSNRKPKNLWTENDEGEKISYFRADTEQTEAQFVTGKIKEMMQDGKRKYADFAILYRTNAQSRVMEEVLLKSNIEYSIVGGIKFYDRKEIKDILAYLRLISNPDDDISLQRVINVPKRGVGATSIDKIARYAQEHDISMFRALAEADFIGLSPKITKSVIEFMEMVKGYTNMQEYLSVTELVEEILEKSGYTDMLKAEKSIESQSRLENLDEFLSVTKSFEETNDDKSLVAFLTDLALVADIDKLDEDDQPKDSVILMTLHAAKGLEFPVVFLMGMEEGVFPHSRSLMEEDEMEEERRLAYVGITRAEEHLFLTNAQMRTLFGQTKMNPVSRFISEIPAELLDDVMAEKKSAFTPFGKSAAKSPSRPAPRKPVSRPVQTTTGGESVAWQVGDKAQHKKWGTGTVVSVKGSGDSIELDIAFPSPTGVKRLLAKFAPIEKA; translated from the coding sequence ATGCAATTTTTGACTGATCGATTGTTGAATGGAATGAACCCGCAGCAGGCTGAAGCGGTGAAGGCGACGGAAGGGCCGTTACTGATCATGGCAGGGGCAGGTTCGGGAAAGACGAGGGTGTTGACGCACCGGATCGCATATTTGATGGTGGAAAAAGGGGTTAACCCGTATAACATCCTGGCGATCACTTTTACCAATAAAGCAGCCCGGGAGATGAGGGACCGTATTGAAAACATCCTTGGAGGGGCCTCTGAGAACATTTGGATCTCGACCTTCCACAGTATGTGTGTGAGGATCCTCCGCCGTGATATCGACCGGATCGGAATGAACCGGAACTTTACGATCCTCGATTCTACGGATCAGCAATCCGTCATTAAATCAATTTTAAAAGAAAAGAATATTGATCCTAAAAAGTTTGATCCCCGTTCTCTGCTGGGATCGATCAGTTCTGCGAAAAACGAACTGACCACTCCTGAAGAATTATCGAAGCAGGTCGGCGGATATTATGACCAGGTTGTTTCTGATGTGTATACCGAGTATCAGAAGCGTCTACGTAAGAACCAGGCCCTTGATTTCGATGACTTGATCATGACGACGATCCACTTGTTCCAACGGGTACCGGAAGTGCTGGAATTCTATCAACGGAAATTCCAATATATCCACGTCGATGAGTATCAGGATACGAACCGTGCCCAATATATGCTCGTCAAGCTCATGGCGTCACGGTTCCAGAATCTGTGCGTCGTAGGGGATTCGGATCAGTCGATCTATCGCTGGCGCGGTGCGGATATCGCAAATATCCTTTCCTTTGAGAAGGACTACCCGAGAGCGAACGTCATCTTCCTTGAACAGAATTACCGTTCCACGAAGCGGATCCTTCAGGCGGCGAATGAAGTCATCCAGAAGAACTCGAACCGTAAACCGAAGAATCTGTGGACGGAAAATGATGAAGGGGAGAAGATCTCCTATTTCAGGGCGGATACAGAACAGACAGAAGCCCAGTTCGTCACCGGTAAAATCAAAGAAATGATGCAGGACGGGAAGCGGAAGTATGCCGATTTCGCCATCCTCTACCGTACAAATGCCCAGTCCCGTGTCATGGAGGAAGTGCTCCTTAAATCGAATATCGAGTACTCCATCGTCGGCGGCATCAAGTTCTACGACCGTAAAGAGATCAAGGATATCCTCGCATATCTCAGACTCATCTCCAATCCGGATGATGATATCAGCCTTCAGCGCGTGATTAACGTACCGAAGCGTGGAGTCGGTGCCACATCCATCGATAAAATCGCACGTTATGCACAGGAGCATGATATCTCCATGTTCCGGGCACTTGCAGAGGCGGACTTCATCGGCCTGAGCCCCAAGATCACGAAATCGGTGATTGAATTCATGGAGATGGTGAAAGGCTATACGAATATGCAGGAGTATCTGTCGGTAACGGAGCTTGTCGAAGAAATCCTTGAAAAATCAGGCTACACCGATATGCTCAAAGCGGAAAAATCGATTGAATCCCAATCACGACTTGAGAACTTGGATGAGTTCCTGTCTGTCACGAAGAGCTTCGAGGAAACGAATGACGATAAGAGTCTCGTGGCCTTTTTGACAGACCTGGCACTTGTCGCTGATATAGACAAGCTTGATGAAGATGATCAGCCGAAGGATTCTGTCATATTAATGACGCTTCACGCGGCAAAGGGTCTTGAATTCCCTGTCGTCTTCCTGATGGGGATGGAGGAAGGTGTATTCCCTCACAGCCGTTCCCTTATGGAAGAGGATGAAATGGAAGAGGAGCGCCGTCTCGCATATGTGGGGATCACCCGGGCAGAAGAACATCTCTTCCTCACGAACGCCCAGATGAGGACCCTCTTCGGACAGACGAAGATGAACCCTGTATCCCGTTTCATCAGTGAAATTCCTGCTGAATTGTTGGATGACGTCATGGCAGAAAAGAAAAGTGCCTTCACGCCTTTCGGCAAATCAGCTGCAAAATCGCCTTCACGGCCTGCACCGAGAAAGCCTGTTTCACGGCCGGTCCAGACGACCACAGGCGGAGAATCCGTTGCCTGGCAGGTTGGGGATAAGGCACAGCATAAGAAGTGGGGTACCGGAACGGTCGTCAGCGTGAAAGGATCAGGAGACAGTATCGAGCTCGATATCGCTTTCCCTAGTCCGACGGGAGTCAAGCGTCTCCTTGCCAAATTTGCGCCGATTGAAAAAGCGTGA
- the aceB gene encoding malate synthase A, producing the protein MSTKMVGINVTGEMKPGFDDILSPEALQFLEQLERRFGDRQRELLHNRDQQQERINRGELPSFLPETESIRQSEWKVSPIPQALQDRRVEITGPVDRKMVINALNSGAKCFMACFEDATSPTWTNLIEGQINLRDAVHHTIDFETNGKRYELKKDHAVLIVRPRGLHLEEKHIELDGKPLSASLVDFGLFFFHNATSLTSQNQGPYFYLPKLESHLEARLWNDVFVYAQKYVGIPQGTIKATVLIETITAAFEMDEILYELKEHSAGLNCGRWDYIFSYIKKLREQEDVILPDRSSVTMTSPFMRAYSLLTIKTCHRRGAPAIGGMAAQIPVKNDPVKNEEAFNKVRADKEREARDGHDGTWVAHPGLVPVAMDVFNQEMEKPNQIDLKKLEDLEVSAEELLAVPEGRITEEGVRLNINVGIQYISSWLSGQGAAPIHNLMEDVATAEISRAQLWQWIRHPKGVLDDGRDITIGLYEQLKQEELTKLKSQLGDEHYNQRRFHEAVQLFDDLIQNDTFTDFLTIPGYRIL; encoded by the coding sequence ATGTCTACCAAAATGGTTGGAATCAATGTAACAGGAGAGATGAAGCCGGGTTTTGATGACATTTTATCCCCGGAGGCATTGCAATTTTTAGAACAGTTGGAGAGGCGATTCGGAGACCGGCAAAGGGAACTGTTGCACAACAGGGATCAACAGCAGGAACGGATCAACCGGGGAGAGCTTCCCAGCTTTTTACCGGAAACGGAATCGATTCGACAAAGTGAGTGGAAAGTCAGCCCGATTCCGCAGGCACTTCAGGATCGCAGGGTAGAGATCACCGGACCGGTCGACCGGAAAATGGTCATCAATGCATTGAATTCCGGAGCGAAATGTTTTATGGCATGCTTTGAAGATGCCACGTCACCAACATGGACCAACCTCATAGAAGGACAAATCAACCTCAGAGATGCTGTGCATCACACCATTGACTTCGAAACAAACGGAAAGCGTTATGAATTGAAAAAAGATCATGCGGTCCTCATCGTACGGCCGAGGGGGCTTCATCTGGAAGAGAAACATATTGAACTGGATGGGAAACCTCTTTCGGCAAGCCTGGTGGATTTTGGTTTATTTTTCTTCCATAACGCGACTTCTTTAACCTCACAGAATCAAGGCCCTTATTTTTACTTACCTAAACTAGAAAGTCACTTAGAAGCAAGATTGTGGAATGATGTGTTTGTCTACGCCCAGAAGTACGTCGGGATTCCGCAGGGCACGATCAAAGCAACGGTACTGATTGAGACGATCACGGCTGCGTTTGAAATGGATGAAATCCTTTATGAATTGAAGGAGCATTCGGCAGGATTGAACTGTGGAAGATGGGATTATATTTTCAGCTATATCAAAAAGCTCCGTGAGCAGGAAGATGTAATCCTGCCAGATCGATCATCGGTCACAATGACGTCGCCATTTATGAGAGCGTATTCACTACTGACGATCAAAACGTGTCACAGAAGGGGTGCCCCGGCGATTGGGGGAATGGCGGCGCAGATCCCAGTCAAGAATGATCCGGTCAAAAACGAGGAAGCGTTCAATAAAGTGAGAGCGGATAAAGAAAGGGAAGCCCGGGATGGCCATGATGGTACTTGGGTCGCCCATCCGGGACTTGTGCCTGTTGCGATGGATGTGTTCAATCAGGAAATGGAGAAGCCGAATCAAATTGATCTAAAGAAGCTTGAGGATCTGGAGGTATCAGCAGAAGAACTCCTCGCGGTTCCGGAGGGGCGTATCACCGAAGAAGGTGTAAGGCTCAATATCAACGTCGGCATTCAATATATTTCTTCATGGCTGAGCGGGCAGGGCGCGGCCCCGATCCACAACCTGATGGAAGATGTGGCAACTGCTGAAATTTCACGGGCCCAGCTTTGGCAATGGATCCGCCATCCAAAAGGCGTGCTCGATGATGGCCGTGACATCACCATCGGATTATATGAGCAGCTGAAGCAAGAAGAGCTCACCAAACTCAAAAGCCAACTGGGTGACGAACACTACAACCAAAGACGATTCCATGAAGCCGTCCAGCTATTCGACGACCTCATCCAGAACGATACCTTCACAGACTTCCTCACCATCCCAGGCTACCGCATCCTTTAG
- the putP gene encoding sodium/proline symporter PutP — translation MDIATLVTFIVYLIGMLAIGIISYKLTSNLSDYVLGGRSLGPGVAALSAGASDMSSWLLLGLPGLAYAIGLGSIWLSIGLVIGAYLNWRFVASRLRSYTEVANDSITVPDFFENRFKDGSRLLRVISAVIILVFFTFYTSSGLVGGALLFQETFDMSYNQSLWIGAIVIISYTFLGGFLAVSWTDFVQGILMFLALVITPIVAIAELGGWNATVDAVRAVDPANLDTMNTMTGIGVVSLLAWGLGYFGQPHIITRFMALKSTKDVPKARWIGMSWMTLSMIGAVLVGFSGLAYFADMPLITADVDNSEKVFIFFTDVLFNPWVSGILLAAILSAIMSTIDSQLLVSSSALAEDFYKAIIRKNASDKELVWVGRIGVLLIAFIAIMLAIQGNPANGGGTKILDLVSYAWGGFGAAFGPIILLSLYWKGMTRNGALAGMITGAVTVVVWKQLTVAEIIPFSLYEIVPGFILAVIAIVIFSKVGPQPSAEVQAEFDEAVANDIVK, via the coding sequence ATGGATATAGCTACTTTAGTTACATTTATCGTTTATTTAATTGGAATGCTCGCAATCGGTATTATTTCTTACAAATTAACAAGCAACTTATCGGATTACGTTCTTGGAGGACGTAGTTTAGGACCGGGGGTTGCTGCACTAAGTGCCGGCGCGTCTGACATGAGCTCATGGTTATTGCTCGGACTGCCTGGTCTTGCTTATGCAATTGGTTTAGGTTCAATTTGGTTAAGTATTGGATTGGTAATTGGTGCTTATTTAAACTGGAGGTTCGTTGCTTCAAGATTACGTTCATACACAGAGGTCGCAAACGACTCGATCACGGTTCCGGATTTCTTTGAAAATCGTTTTAAAGATGGATCCCGTCTTCTTCGTGTGATTTCAGCAGTGATTATTTTAGTATTCTTTACCTTCTATACATCTTCAGGTCTTGTAGGCGGAGCGTTATTATTCCAGGAAACGTTCGATATGTCTTACAATCAATCCCTTTGGATTGGTGCGATTGTAATCATCTCTTACACTTTCCTTGGAGGATTCTTAGCGGTAAGCTGGACTGACTTCGTTCAAGGGATCCTTATGTTCCTGGCACTTGTCATCACGCCTATCGTGGCAATCGCAGAACTTGGCGGCTGGAATGCGACAGTTGACGCCGTACGTGCTGTTGATCCTGCCAATCTGGATACAATGAATACGATGACAGGCATCGGAGTCGTTTCACTTCTTGCCTGGGGACTTGGTTACTTTGGTCAGCCCCATATCATCACTCGTTTTATGGCTCTTAAATCCACGAAAGATGTACCGAAAGCACGTTGGATCGGTATGAGCTGGATGACATTATCAATGATCGGTGCCGTATTGGTCGGTTTCTCTGGTCTTGCGTATTTCGCAGACATGCCATTGATCACGGCTGACGTTGATAATTCAGAGAAAGTATTCATCTTCTTTACGGATGTTTTATTCAACCCTTGGGTATCAGGTATCCTGCTGGCAGCGATCCTTTCTGCCATCATGAGTACAATCGATTCCCAGCTGCTGGTTTCATCAAGTGCATTGGCGGAAGATTTCTACAAAGCCATCATCCGCAAAAATGCGTCTGATAAAGAGTTGGTATGGGTTGGACGTATCGGCGTACTTCTCATCGCGTTCATCGCGATCATGCTTGCGATTCAAGGTAACCCTGCCAATGGCGGCGGTACGAAGATCCTTGATCTCGTCAGTTACGCATGGGGTGGATTCGGTGCAGCATTCGGACCGATCATCCTGTTGTCTCTATACTGGAAAGGCATGACACGAAACGGTGCACTGGCAGGTATGATCACTGGTGCTGTTACAGTTGTCGTATGGAAGCAGCTGACTGTAGCTGAAATCATTCCATTCTCACTGTATGAGATCGTTCCAGGATTCATCCTAGCGGTCATTGCAATCGTCATCTTCAGTAAAGTTGGACCACAGCCAAGCGCTGAAGTTCAAGCTGAATTCGACGAAGCCGTTGCAAACGACATCGTCAAATAA